The stretch of DNA CCGGCGGCTGCTGGATTGGCCACAAGAACGTAACAATTATCATCTTCGTGAAATCGCTTGATTCGCCCTTCTCTGGTTTCGATTTCGTTTGTTGAACCAGATGGAACGCCTCCATGGATAAAAACCGGGTTCAAATCGGCAAGAGAGGAAACGAAATTGTAAATTGTATTGGTAAATATAGTCCAAATGACACATTTTTCACCCGCATTTGCTAATACACGCGCGTCATCCATCACAGCCTTCATCTTGTTTGAATAACCTTCATCCATAACTTGTTCTATTACTGCAGAATTAATTGATATATAGTCATTTGCCATAGCGGTCAGCGCAAGCACTGGGTTCACCGAGAGTTGTAGTAACCGCATAACGGAGCGTCGAGCTTTTAGAAACTCCCCCTTAGCCATTCTTCGGCTCAAATTATTGTAGTAGCTTCGAACAAACTCATTGCGAACAATGGAATAGAGTGCAAGTTGTCCTTCACTCATCGAAACATCGACAAATTTGCGGTTTGCTTTTGGTAGACCCAGCTCTTTTTTTGTCGTTCTGACGTAGAGGTTGCCTAAAACAGTTTTTGGAGACTTACCGTGTACGACCTCTAAACCGAGACCGTGTCCAGGCCATAAAAAATCAAGTTGCGACTCTATGTCCGAGGCACTCTGAGGCATAGGCGTACCTGTCAAAATATCCCGCCTTACTGGCAAAGCTGAAATACTCAAAAGGAATGCTCCTCTTTGGGATTCCCAACCGGCCTTCATTCGATGTGACTCATCCAGAACCAGATGGGTAGGGGTGGAAGCAATGTGACAAGTTATTATATCTTGCTGTCTAATCAAAAGATCATATGAAATAATAAATCGTGTCGCACCCGATAATAATTTTTGGCGGTTATCTAGCTCGGACCCATCTAGAAGTGTGAATTGTTCACTTCCATTGTCTGAAGCATCCTCAGTCATACACTCGGAGACAATATCGAGCCATACTTGAGTTGCAGACTTTGGTGCAACAACTATCAAATGTTGCCCTGTATGACGCGCCAATAGGTGAAGCGCAAAGGTTACTGTGGTCTTTCCTGCACCAGGAACTGAAAAGTTTGCACCATTTGCGAGTGAAAGCAGGTGTTGGAGATCACGAAGTTGAAAAGGCTTAAGTCTACGCTTTGTAAAACCTGCTTGAACAAGTAGGTTTTCAATTTCTTGCTCAGTGATGGTTGAAGACAGACTTTTCCTTTGCTCTTGTGTTGCCTTCACCTGGTTGGCAAACCTCTTCAACTCTTCGGCAGCCTTACCCTCAGGCCGAAATCGGAAATTTAACGAACGTTGTGTTGCTCGGCTTCCGAATTCGCGAACTAGACTGAGTGTATTAGGCCAAGAAAGTTTAATCCGGTTACCAGTATCGATACAATCCACCCCCTTGGAGCGGATTGAGAGTTTAATACGAGACCAGACAGGTGTTTGGGTATCTTCTTCGGAAATAGCAAGCGTTCCTGTGTAATCATCATTTAGGAGTATCCGGATAGCCGTTGATATATCATTCATATTATTCCCTTACCCTTTTTAATCTTGGCCAATTCCTCGTTTCTATCGTTTACTGCCGTTTTTTTATACTTTCCTCCACTCTCTCTAAAATAGTTCTGATTGACTCAATCTGCTTCAACATTGCCCTTAATGTGTCATCACCGGCAAGAGTAATATCAATCCCGGCCAGTTTTGTGTGTGCCTGAGACAGTGCTTTCAGAGCTGCTTTCTCTGATTGCTGGTCTTTGTCAAGTTCAATGGCAGTTTCACAGGATTCTATTAAGGCAGATACAGCTTCTTCCTTTGTAGATTCGTTACGAAGTGCTTCTATTATTGAACTGTAGTTCAAATTGTCTTCTTCATTTTCAATATCAATCGCAAAATCATCTTCAAC from Candidatus Dadabacteria bacterium encodes:
- a CDS encoding DEAD/DEAH box helicase; translated protein: MNDISTAIRILLNDDYTGTLAISEEDTQTPVWSRIKLSIRSKGVDCIDTGNRIKLSWPNTLSLVREFGSRATQRSLNFRFRPEGKAAEELKRFANQVKATQEQRKSLSSTITEQEIENLLVQAGFTKRRLKPFQLRDLQHLLSLANGANFSVPGAGKTTVTFALHLLARHTGQHLIVVAPKSATQVWLDIVSECMTEDASDNGSEQFTLLDGSELDNRQKLLSGATRFIISYDLLIRQQDIITCHIASTPTHLVLDESHRMKAGWESQRGAFLLSISALPVRRDILTGTPMPQSASDIESQLDFLWPGHGLGLEVVHGKSPKTVLGNLYVRTTKKELGLPKANRKFVDVSMSEGQLALYSIVRNEFVRSYYNNLSRRMAKGEFLKARRSVMRLLQLSVNPVLALTAMANDYISINSAVIEQVMDEGYSNKMKAVMDDARVLANAGEKCVIWTIFTNTIYNFVSSLADLNPVFIHGGVPSGSTNEIETREGRIKRFHEDDNCYVLVANPAAAGEGISLHTVCHNALYADRSYVSTHYLQSIDRIHRLGLPPNQETNIFVYRSIAPPRVGSIDYSVSRRLVEKIRNMQQLLDDPDLHEIALDEESADDPIDYDVELQDIIDLIAEMENRAGDVPMEEA